One Baekduia alba genomic window, CCACCCGGTCGGCGAGCCGCAGCCTGCGCCGTCGACCATCGCCTACTCCTTGACCTCGCCCGACACGTACTTCGGCACCTACCAGGGCACCTGCGCGCTGCCGCTCGACGGCGACGTCGACGCCGTGCGGATCTGGCGCGGACCGCTGTCGCCGGACTTCGTCGGCCGCCTCTCCGACGCGGCGCTGAACCCCATGACCGCCATGCCGCCGCCCACGCCCGACCCGAGCCGCGTGCCGACGGCGACCGCCGGCGACAGCCAGGCCGGCGCGCCGGCGAGCAGGAGCGTGCTCGCGCCGATCGCCGCGGGGCAGTCGCTGCCGTCCACGGGCAAGCCGTCGACCGGCAGGCCGGCGGCGCCGGGCGCGCCCACCCGGGCGTGCGTCATCAAGCCGTCGATCAAGCGCCTGCGCGCGGGCCGCAAGGCGGCGCTGACCGTGCACGTCGCGCTGCGCGGCAAGCCGCTGGGCGCCGTGAAGGTGGTCGCGACCGACGCGCGCTCGCGCAAGCGGCTGGGGTCGGCGAAGACCGCGCGCGACGGCAAGGCCAAGTTGAAGGTCAAGCCCGCGCGGCGCGGCACGCTCACCGTGACGGTGCTGGGTCGCGCCGACTGCGCGTCGGCCGCGGTGACGGTGACGAAGTAGCCGGGTCAGCCGGCGGCGCCGAGCCGCCGGCCCTGGGCGTAGCCGGCGGCGAGCGCGGGCGCGGCGCGCCCGGGCGCCATGAAGTTCGCGCCCATCGCGTCGGCGGCACCGGCGTCGGGCGCGAGGTGCAGGACGCGGGCGCCGCGCCGGCGCAGGCCCTGCATCTCCAGCTCGGAGGCGACCCGGAACGCGCCGCGCAGCGCGGCGGTCCGCCGGTCGTGACCGCCGAGCCCGGCCGCGGGATCCAGGCACAGGACGTAGGTGTCGCGCCCGGCCCTGGCGGCGTCGAGGTTCGTGACGCTCCACGCCCCGCCGTCGACGTACTCGCGGCCGTCGATCACGACGGGGGCGAAGACCCACGGGATCGCGCACGACGCGGTGACGGCGTCGGCGACCGAGGCCCGCGGCGCGCCCGGGGCGCCGAAGACCACGCGCTTGCCTGAGCGCCGGTCGACCGTGCAGACGCGCAGGCGGTCGTCGAAGCGCGCGCCCCAGCGCTCGACCCGCTCGTGCAGCTGGCTCAGCGGCCGGCCGTGGCCGGCCGCGCGGCCGAGGATCGCGGCGCGCGCGAGCGCACCCGCGGGCGCGGAGACCGCGAGCGCCGCGCCGGTGATCGGCGCGCTCAGCGCCCAGCCGACCCGCGCCGCGTCGCGCGCGATGCCGCGCAGGCCGACGGCGCCGTCGAGCTCCGCGTCCGCCGTCTCCGCCAACCCGGGCGCGGCGTCCGCAGCGGCACCGTCCTTCGGCCGCGGCGGCCGTCGCCCGGCCGCCAGCCGCGCGGCGACGATCGAGCCGGCGCTGGTCCCGACGAACGCCTCGGTGTCGCGGAAGTCCACGCCGGCCGCGTCCTCGACGCCGGCCAGCAGTCCGTGCATCCACGCCTCGCCGACGATCCCGCCGCCGGCGAGCACCAGGACGTCCGGTCCCAACAACGCGGAAGCCGCCATGCCCGCCAATGTAGAGGCAACGGTTCCCATCAGACGTTTGTACGTGATAACGTACGCCCCTCGCCATGGCCGTCGCCGACCAGCACCTCGACCAGCAGATCCACATCGGTCCGCGCGTCAAGGCGCTGCGCGAGGCGATGGACTTCAGCCTGCGCGACCTCGCCGAGCGCTCTGGCGTCTCGGCGCCGATGCTCTCTCAGGTCGAGCGCGGCGAGACGAGCCCGACGCTCGCCGTCGCCTCCCGCATCGCCAACGGCCTCGAGCTGCGGCTGTCGCAGCTGCTGCGCTTGGACGAGGCCGACAACGTCAGCATCGTCCGGCGCGCCGAGCGTCGTCGCGGCGGCGGGGCCACCGGCCACGAGTTCGAGATCCTCACGCCGCCGCTGCCCGGCCAGCGCGCCGAGCTCTCGCGCCACGAGCTCGGGCCCGGCGCCGCGACGGGCGGCGAGGGCGACCCGCCGATGCACGAGCCCGGCAGCCGCGAGATCGCGGTCGTCGAGGTCGGCACCGTCACGCTCCACATCGACGGCGCCGAGCACGAGCTCCACGAAGGCGACACGGTCACCTTCGACGCCGACCTGGCGCACCGCTTCGAGAACCCCGGTCCCGGCGACGCCGTGCTGCTCGCAGTCGTGAGCGCCGGCCTGCGCCGCAGCTAACCAAGGACACCAACAACCATGCCCCAGTCGCTGTTCGACAAGATCTGGGCGGCCCACGAGGTCGCCGACAACCTCATCTACATCGACCTGCACCTCGTGCACGAGGTGACCAGCCCGCAGGCCTTCGACGGCCTCCGGCTCGCCGGCCGCCCGGTCCGCCGGCCCGACCGCACGGTCGCCACGGCCGACCACAACGTCCCGACCGACGGCACGCCGATCGCCGCCCGCATCAAGGACGCGCTCAGCCGGACGCAGGTCGAGACGCTCGAGCGCAACTGCGACGAGTTCGGCGTCCCGGTGTACTCGCTGGGCTCCGAGCACCAGGGCATCGTCCACGTCATCGGGCCGGAGCTCGGCCTGACCCAGCCGGGAATGACGATCGTCTGCGGCGACAGCCACACCGCCACGCACGGCGCGTTCGGCGCGCTCGCGTTCGGCATCGGCACCAGCGAGGTCGAGCACGTCCTCGCCACGCAGTGCCTCGTCCAGAACAAGCCCAAGTCCATGCGTATCCGCTACGAGGGCGCGCTGGGCGACGGCGTCACGGCCAAGGACCTCATCCTGGCCACGATCGGCCAGATGGGCGTCGACGGGGCCGCCGGCCACGTCGTGGAGTTCTCCGGCTCGGCCGTGCAGAGCCTCTCGATGGAGGGCCGCATGACCGTGTGCAACATGACGATCGAGGGCGGCGGACGCGCGGGCATGATCGCGCCCGACGAGACGACGTTCGCCTGGGTCCGCGACCACGGCGGCGAGGTCGACCCCGCGTGGACCGAGCTCTACACCGAGGACGGCGCGACGTTCGACAAGGAGATCGTCGTCGACGCCTCCGCGATCAGCCCGATGGTCTCGTGGGGCACGAACCCCGCGCAGGTCGCGCCGGTCACCGCCGCGATCCCGGCGCCCGCCGGCGACGGCGAGGAGCGCGCGCTGCAGTACATGGGGTTGGAGGCCGGCACGCCGATCGAGGCGATCAAGCTCGACCGCGTGTTCATCGGCTCGTGCACCAACTCGCGCATCGGCGACCTGCGCGCCGCGGCCCGGATGGTCGAGGGCAAGAAGGTCAACAGCGACGTGTACGCCATGGTCGTCCCGGGCTCGGTGAAGGTCAAGGCGCAGGCCGAGGCCGAGGGCCTGGACAAGGTGTTCATCGACGCCGGCTTCGACTGGCGCGGCGCGGGCTGCTCGATGTGCCTGGCCATGAACCCGGACAAGCTCGACCCGGGCGAGCGCTGCGCGTCGACCTCGAACCGCAACTTCGAGGGCCGCCAGGGCGCCGGCGGCCGCACGCACCTCGTCAGCCCCGAGATGGCCGCCGCGGCCGCCATCGAGGGCCGCTTCGTCGACATCCGCAACTGGAATTAGGACCCACCCACCCCGCCATCATGAAGGCCATCGAAACCATCACCGGTCCCGTCAGCGTGCTGATGCGCGACGACGTCGACACCGACCAGATCATCCCCAAGCAGTTCCTCAAGCGCGTCGAGCGCACGGGGTTCGGCGAGTTCCTGTTCTACGACTGGGCCAAGGAGGCCGGCTGGGACCTGCCGGTCAACCAGATCCTCGTCACCGGCCGCAACTTCGGCTGCGGCTCGTCGCGCGAGCATGCGCCGTGGGCGCTGGAGGACTACGGCTTCCGCGTCGTCGTCGCGTCGTCGTTCGCCGACATCTTCAAGTCCAACTGCACCAAGATCGGCCTGCTGCCCGTGCAGCTGACCGCGCAGGAGTGCCAGGCCGTCGCCGACGCCGGCAGCGCCCAGGTCGACCTCGCCGCCCAGGAGGTCCGCTGGGAGGGCGCCGACGGCGTGCAGACCGCGACCTTCGAGATCGACCCCGACATCAAGCACCGCCTCCTCGAGGGCCTGGACGACATCGCGCTGACGCTGCAGCAGGTGAGCGCGATCGACACCTACGAGGCCGACCGCCAGCGGTCGGGCCCGGTCACCACCGCGCTCTAGACCGCAAGTTCCCTCCCTCCCGCGCGTTGCAGCGTGTGCACCACCGCAACGCAAACGACCCGCGCCCCTGCGCGCGGGAGCAGGAGGAGAACCATGTCCCGACGCCTCTTGGCGTCCGCTGCCACGGTCGCCGCGCTGGTCGTAGGGTGGGTGGGAGCCGGGTCCGCGCAGGCCTGGGCGCCCGCGTCGAGCGCCACGATCCACCCCGGTGTCCAGGTGTTCACCGACGGCGCGCAGTGCACCGCCAACTTCGTGTTCACCAGCGGCGGCAGCACGTACCTCGGTCAGGCCGCGCACTGCTCCGGCACCGGCGGCTCGACCGAGACCAACGGCTGCGACTCGGGCTCGCTCCCGGTCGGCACGCCGGTCGACGTCACGGGCGCGTCCAAGCCCGGGGCGTTGGCCTACAACTCGTGGCTGACGATGCAGGCCGGCGGCGAGACCGACGAGGAGACCTGCGCCTACAACGACCTGGCGCTGATCAAGCTCGACCCGTCCGACGTCGCCGCCACCAACCCGTCGATCCCCAAGTGGGGCGGGCCGGCCGGCGTCGGCACGGCCGCGGCGCTGGGTGACGTCTACAGCTACGGCAACTCCGAGCTGCGCGGCGGCATCACGCAGCTGAGCCCGAAGCGCGGCAAGGTCGTCGAGGTCAGCGCGGGCGGCTGGTCCTACACGCTGTACACGCTGACCCCGGGCATCCCCGGTGACTCGGGCTCGGCGTTCGTGAACGGCGACGGCGAGGCGCTCGGCATCCTGAGCACCGTCGCGCTCGCGCCGCTGGTCGCCTCCAACGGCGTCGGCGCCATCGGCAAGGAGATCGCCTACGCGCGCGCTCACGGGTTCCCGGACCTCACGCTCGTCAACGGCACGGAGCCGTTCAAGGGCGGCCTGCCCTTCTAGACGCACCTCTCGCGCGGTGGCCGTTGCCGGCCACCGCGCGAAGGAGCCTTTGGCGAGCTCGCGCCGACCGCGAGCCGCCAGGCGAGCGTGTCGCCAGTGCCGCCGATAAGGTGGCACCCCGCATGGCCACCCGCATCGTCACCCTCCCCGGCGACGGCATCGGGCCCGAGATCCTCGCGCCCGCCGTCGACCTCCTCAAGCGCTTCGTGCCCGACGTGACCATCGAGGAGCACGTCTTCGGCGGCGCCTCGATCGACGCCCACGGCACCGCGCTGACCGACGACACGCTCGCCGCGTGCCGGGCCGCGGACGGCGTCCTGCTCGCCGCCGTCGGCGGTCCGAAGTGGGACACGACCGACGCGTCCAAGCCGCGCCCCGAGCAGGGTCTGCTGGGCCTGCGCAAGGGCATGGGCCTGTACGCCAACCTGCGCCCGGTCCGGCCGCTGCCGGCGCTGTACGACGCGAGCCCGCTGCGCCGCGAGATCATCGACGGCACCGACCTGCTCGTCGTCCGCGAGCTCACCGGCGGCATCTACTTCGGGGAGAAGACGCGCACCGAGACCACCGCCTCCGACCTCTGCGCGTACTCCGCCGAGGAGATCGAGCGCATCGCCCGCAGCGCCTTCGAGGCGGCGCGGACCAAGGTGACGAGCGTCGACAAGGCCAACGTGCTGGAGACCAGCCGCCTCTGGCGCCAGGTCGTCGTCGACCTCCACCAGCGCGAGTTCAGCCACATCCCGCTCGAGCACGTGCTCGTCGACAACGCCGCGATGCAGCTCGTCTCCAACCCGACGTCCTTCGACGTGATCGTCACCGAGAACCTGTTCGGCGACATCCTCAGCGACGAGGCCGCGATGCTCACCGGCTCGATCGGCATGCTCCCCAGCGCCTCGTTGGGCGCCGGCGGACCCGGCCTGTTCGAGCCGGTCCACGGCTCGGCGCCAGACATCGCCGGCCAGGGCATCGCCAACCCGCTGGCCATGTTCCTGTCGACCGCGCTGCTGCTCCGCCACGGCCTGAACTTGGAATCCGAGGCGACCTCCCTAGAATCGGCGGTGGACAAGGCCCTCGACCAGGGGCTGCGTACCCGGGACCTCGGAGGAACGGCGAGCACCGCCGAGGCGACCGAGGCCGTGCTCGCCGCATTGGGTTAGTCGAAGGAGAGCAAGCGTGGACGCAGCGGACCTCATCTGGATGAACGGCGAGCTCGTCGCCTGGGAGGACGCCAAGGTCCACGTGCTCACGCACGGCCTGCACTACGGGACCGGGGTCTTCGAGGGCGTGCGCTGCTACGACACCGAGTCCAAGGGTCCGGCGGTCTTCCGCCACCAGGATCACGTCGACCGGCTCTTCAAGTCCGCGTCGATGTACTACATGGACATCCCGTACACGCGCGAGCAGCTGCGCGAGGCGACGCTCGAGCTCATCGGCCGCAACGGCCAGCGCGCCTGCTACATCCGCCCGCTGGTCTACCGCGGCTACGGCACGATGGGCCTGTTCCCGCTCGACGCGCCGGTGGACGTCTCGATCGCCTCCTGGGCGTGGGGCAGCTATCTCGGCGACGAGGGCAAGGCCAACGGCATCCGCGCCCGCGTCTCGTCCTGGCGGCGCATCAGCCCGGACTCGCTGATCCCGCAGGCCAAGGCCACGGGCCAGTACCTCAACTCGATCCTCGCCAAGGTCGAGGCCCACAAATCCGGCTACGAGGAGGCGATCCTCCTCGACGACCACGGCTACGTGTGCGAGGGCACCGGCGAGAACCTCTTCATCGTGCGCGACGGCAAGATCTTCACGCCGCCGCTGAGCGCCTCGCTCCTGGACGGCATCAACCGCCGGTCGTGCATCGAGATCGCGCAGGATCTCGGCTACGAGGTCGTCGAGCGCCAGATCGCGCGCGCCGAGCTCTACCTCGCCGACGAGCTGTACTGCACCGGCACCGCCGCTGAGCTGACGCCGATCCGCGAGGTCGACGACCACGCGATCGGCACCGGCCGGCCGGGCGAGCTCACGCGCGCGGTGCAGGCGGCGTTCGAGGACGCGCTGCACGGGCGCAGCGACCGCTACGCCCACTGGCTCGACCCGGTCCCCGCGCACCACTTCTCCAAGGTCGCTGCTTCCTGATGGGGGCTGGTCGGCGAATTCGCTAGCGGCACGCGACGCGCCCGTGAGGGCGCGCGTGCCGCTGCCCGCGCGTTCCCCGACCTGCCACCCCGAAGGAGCACCACCATGACCACCAACAAGATCGAGACCTACGACGCCACCCTGCGCGACGGCATGCAGGGCGAGGGCATGTCGCTCACCGCCGCCGAGAAGGTGCGCGTCGTGCGCAAGCTCGACGAGCTGGGCGTCGACGTCATCGAGGCCGGCTTCCCGGCCTCCAACCCCAAGGAGCTCGAGCTGTTCGAGCTGCTCGCCCAGGAGGAGCTTCAGCACGCGCAGATCGCCGCGTTCGGCATGACGCGCCGCCGCGACGTCGCGGCGCAGGACGACCCGGCGCTGCAGATCCTGGCCGAGTGCTTCGCGCCGGTGTGCACGATCGTCGGCAAGACCTGGAGGCTGCACCTCGAGAAGGTCGTGCGCGTCTCGGCCGAGGAGAACCTGGAGCTGATCCGCGACTCGGTCGCGTTCCTGGTCGGCGCCGGCAAGCGCGTCATCTACGACGCCGAGCACTTCTTCGACGGCTACCGCGATGACCCGGAGTACAGCGTCGCGTGCCTGCGCGCCGCCGCGGTCGCGGGCGCCGAGCGCGTCGTGCTGTGCGACACCAACGGCTCGTCGCTGCCGCAGCAGATCGCCGACGCGACGCGCGCGGTGCGCGAGCAGCTCGGCGTCGAGGTCGCGGTCGGCATCCACTGCCACAACGACCTCGAGGTCGGCGTCGCCAACTCGCTGGCCGCCGTGGCCGAGGGCGCGACGCAGGTGCAGGGCACCATGAACGGCATCGGCGAGCGGACCGGCAACGCCAACCTCGTGACGTTGATCGCCAACCTCGAGCTGCGCCTCGGCCACGACCTGATCGGGCCCGAGCGGATGGCGAAGCTGACCGAGACCGCGCACTTCGTCGACGAGCTGCTCAACAAGAACCCGGACCCGGCCGCGGCATGGGTCGGGCGCAGCGCGTTCGCGCACAAGGGCGGGCTGCACGTCGCCGGCGTGCGCGCCGACGCGACGACGTTCGAGCACTCCGAGCCGTCGCTGGTGGGCAACGAGCGCGAGCTGCTGGTCAGCGAGCTCGCGGGCAAGCACACCGTGTTGGAGAAGGCGGCGGCCGCCGGGCTGACGCTCGACGACGCGGCGGCCTCGCGCGTGATCGAACGCGTCAAGGAGCTCGAGCACCGCGGTTTCCAGTACGAGGCGGCCGACGGCTCGTTCGAGCTGCTGCTGCGCCAGGAGGCGGGGGAGTACCAGCCGCTGTTCCGCCTGGAGTCCTGGCGGGTGATCGTCGAGCAGCGCGCCGACGGCAAGGTCGAGACCGAGGCCACGATCAAGGTCTGGCTCGACGGCGAGCGCTACGTGACGACCGCCGAGGGCAACGGCCCGGTCAACGCGCTGGACGCCGCGCTGCGCGCCGCGATCGTCCAGGTGCACCCGCACCTGGCCTCGGTCGAGCTCGTGAACTTCAAGGTGCGCATCCTCGACGAGGCGCACGGCACCGACGCGGTCACGCGCGTGTTCATCGACGCCTCCGACGGCACCGCGGTCTGGGGCTCGACCGGCGTGCACGAGAACGTGATCGCCGCGTCGTGGCAGGCGCTGGTGGACTCGCTGGAGTTCGTCGAGCAGCGCCGTCCCGCGCGCGCGCCGGCGAGCGCGCCGGAGGCCAAGACGACATGAGCGCCGACACCGGCCCCGCGCGTATGGAGCGCGAGGAGTTGGACATCATCCCGATCGCGCAGCCGGTGATGGGCAAGCCCGAGGAGGACGCGGTCCTGGAGGTGCTCCGCTCGGGGCACCTCTCGCTCGGGCCTCGCGTCCCGGAGTTCGAGCGCCGGTTCGCCGAGCACGTCGGCTCGACGTGCGCGAGCGCCGTCTCGAACGGCACGACCGCGCTGCATCTCTCGATGCGCGCGGCCGGCGTGACCGACGGGACCGAGATCGTCACGTCGCCGTTCACGTTCGTCGCCACGGCCAACGCCGCGGTCTACGAGCGGGCGCGGCCGGTCTTCGCCGACATCGACCCGGTGACGCTGAACCTCGACCCGGCGGCGGCGCGCGCCGCGATCACCGACAAGACGGCCGCGATCGTGCCGGTCCACATCTTCGGCTACCCGGCCGACATGGTCGCGTTCGAGGCGCTGGGCCTGCCGATCGTCGAGGACGCCGCGCAGGCGCTCGGCGCCCGCCATCACGACGGGCCCGCCGTCGGGGGCCGCGGCAACCCCTCCATCTTCGGGTTCTACCCCAACAAGCAGCTCGCCACGGGCGAGGGCGGGATGATCACGATGGGGGAGGCGGCGATGAAGGTCCGCGTCGACTCCGAGCGCAACCAGGGCCGCGCGCCGAACATGGACTGGCTGGACCACGACCGCCTCGGCTTCAACTACCGGCTCAGCGACGTGGCGTGCGCGATCGGGATCGCGCAGATGGACCGGCTCGACGACATGCTCGCCGCCCGCGCGCGGGTCGCGGCCTGGTACCGCGACGCGCTGGCCGGGCTGGAGCGCGAGCGCGGCCTCCAGCTGCCCTGCGCCGACGGCGCGACCCACGACGGCGACCGGCGCGGCTGGTTCGTGTTCACCGTCCAGGTGCCGCGCGACGGCCTGTCGCGCGACGACGTCATCAACGCGCTGCGCGCCCGCGGCATCCAGTCCAAGCCCTACCTGCCCGCGATCCACCTCATGTCCTACTACAAGGACGAGTTCGGCTATCGCGAGGGCATGTTCCCGGTGGCCGAGGACGTCGCGGCGCGGTCCCTGGCGCTGCCGTTCTTCCCGCAGATGACGCAGGCGCAGGTCGAGCGCGTCTCTGGCACGTTGGCGGACATCCTGAGCTGACTCCGCGAAGGTCGGCGGCCGCCAAAGTGCGGCCACGTTGGCGGACATCCTGAGCTGACTCCGCGAAGGTCGGCGGCCGCCAAAGTGCGGCCACGTTGGCGGACATCCTGAGCTGACTCCGCGAAGGTCGGCGGCCGCCAAAGGGCGGCCAGGTTGGCGGACATCCTGGCCTGACGGCGCTCGCCCCGCCATGGGAGCATCCGTCGCCATGGCGGCCGGTGCTCGACGGCAGCGCGAACAGGCGGCACGCCGCCGGGCGCGACGCACGGGCGCGGTCGGCTTCGCGGGCGCGCTCGTGCTCCCGATCCTCCTCTGGCACCGCGTGATCGCCGCGATCGCCTCGGAGTTCCACCTCGACGTCCGGTACCTCGTCGCCGGTTGGGCGCCCTGGCTGCTGATGGCGATGGGCCTGGTCTGCCTGGCGATCGCGGGCGTCATCGACTGGCGCGAGCGCGAGCGCCGCTTCTACGGCCCGGGCTCGGCGCCGTGGGTCGGCTGGGGCCTGTCGCTGTACATCCTGGGCTTCGCGCTGGCGACCCAGGTCGCCCAGATCGCGGACTCGCTGGGCCGTTCGTAGACTCCGCGCGACATGTCGCGCTTCGCCGAACCGCAGGATCCCGCGTTCCGGGAGATGAACACGTCGCTGGGCTTCGACCAGCGGATGTGGCCCCACGACGTCGCGCAGTCCCGCGCCCACGCGCGGATGCTCGCCGCGCGGGGGATCATCGGCGGCGACGACCGCGACGCGATCCTCGCCGGCCTCGACCAGGTCGAGGGCGAGTTGCGCGACGGCACGTTCCCGTTCGAGCCCGACGACGAGGACATCCACATGGCCGTCGAGCGGCGGCTGACGACGATCGTCGGCCGGCCCGGCGGCAAGCTGCACACCGCGCGGTCGCGCAACGACCAGGTCGTCACCGACGTCACCATGTTCACCCGCGAGGCCGCGCGCTCCGCCCAGGAGCAGCTGACGACCTACATGAACGTGTTGGTCGAGATCGCGGAGCGGCACCTGGACTGGGCGCTGCCCGGCTACACGCACCTGCAGCGCGCGCAGCCGATCTACCTGTCGCACCACCTGCTCGCGTGGTTCTGGATGGCCGCGCGCGACCGCGAGCGCTTCGCGGCCGTCGAGCGCGCGTGCGGCGTCATGCCGCTCGGCGCGGGCGCGCTGGCTGGCGTGAACTTCGACACCGACCGCCGGATGGTCGCGGCCGAGCTCGGGTTCGACAGCGTCTCACCCAACTCCGTCGACGCCGTCGCCAACCGCGACTTCATCCTGGACTACCTGAGCGCCGCCGCCACCTGCGCGACGCACCTCTCGCGCCTCGGGGCCGAGATCGTGCTGTGGTCCTCGTCGGAGTTCGGCTTCCTCGTCCTGCCCGACGCGTGGTCGAGCGGCTCGTCGATCATGCCCCAGAAGAAGAACCCGGACGCCGGCGAGCTGCTGCGCGCGAAGGCGCCGCGGATCGTCGGCCACCTCCAGGCGCTGCACGGCGTGATGCACGCGCTGCCCTTGACCTACAACAAGGACCTGCAGGAGGACAAGGAGCACCTGTTCGACTCCGTCGACACGCTGCGCCTGTGCCTCGCCGCGGCAACCGGGATGATCGCCGGCGCGCGCTTCGACCGCGAGCGGATGAGCGCCGCCGCGAGCGACGAGCTGATCGCCGCGACCGACCTCGCCGACCTCCTCGTCAAGCAGGGCACGCCGTTTCGCGAGTCGCACGGCGTGATCGCCGGCCTGGTGCGCGAGGCCGTGGAGTCCGGCCGGTCGCTGGCCGACGTCGCGGTCCCGGCGCTCGGCGAGGACGCGCGCGCGGTGCTGGCGCAGTCGTCGTGGCTGGAGTCCAAGGCCTCGGAGGGCGGCACCGCCCTGGCGCGCGTGCGCGAGCAGCTCGAGCAGGCCCGCGCGCTGCTTTGAGTCTCCCGCCGTCCTTCTACGACCGGCCGGTGCTCGACGTCGCCCAGGACCTGGTCGGCTGCGTCGTCGAGCACGAGGGCTGCGCCGGCGTCGTGGTGGAGACCGAGGCCTACCACCACTCCGAGCCGGCCTCCCACGCCTACGTCGGGCTGACCGCCCGGACGTCCGTGCTCTACAGCGACCCGGGCAAGGCCTACGTCTACCGCTCCTACGGGATCCACGCGCTGCTCAACGCCGTCTGCGAGCACCGCGAGGTCGGCGCCGCCGTGCTGATCCGGGCGCTGGAGCCGATCGAGGGGATCGACCGGATGCTGGGCCGCCGCGGCGTCGCCCGCGAGGTCGACCTCTGCAATGGCCCCGGCAAGCTCACGCAGGCGCTCGGCATCGACCTCGACCTCAACGACACCAACCTCTTCGAAGGCCCGATCCTGATCCACCCGCGCGAAGACGGCTGGAAGGACCCCACCCTGATCGCCGGCCCCCGCATCGGGATCACCAAGGCGGTGGACCTGCCCTGGCGCTTCAGCGCGGCGGGGAGCCGGTACGTCTCGAAGCCCTGGCCTCCGGGGCTCGTTTCCGCGCCGCCTCGCCGCGCCTGACGGCCGCCGGCGGAGCTTGAAGGGCGGACGCCCGTCGGCGCTCGCCGGCGGTCGTCAGCCACGGCGATCCGGGGCGGAAACGCGCCCCGGCAAGCCCTAGCCCGCGCCGGTGCCGCCGGTGGCGGCGCCGGTTCCGCCGGTGCCGCCGCCTGTCCCGTCGCCCGTGGCCGGCGGCGTCACGGGCGTCGTCTGGGCGGGTGGGGTCGGCGTAGGTGTAGGCGTCGGCGTGGGGGTCGTCGCCTGCGGCGTCTGGCCGCCGGCGGGCGGCGTGGTCGTCTTCGGCGTCGTCTGCACCGGCGGCGTGTCGCCGGCGTCGGTGCCGCCGGTGGAGCCGCCGGTCGTGCCAGCGCCCTGCGGCGCGGCGCCCTCGCGCGGCGCGGCCGACGGCGCGACGCCGGTCGTCGGCGGCACGGTGGTCGAGGCCTCCAGCGACGGCAGGCCCTTCTTCTCGCGCTCCTTGTTGCGGCGGGTGTCGACGACGGCGTTCGCGCCGAGCACGAAGTCGCGCCAGATCATCGCCGGGTAGGTGCCGCCGGTCACCGACGAGCCCTGGAACTCGGTCAGCATCGGCTTCAGCGTCGTCGGGTAGCCGACCCACACCGCGATCGTCCAGCGGTCCGTGAAGCCCACGAACCACGCGTCGCCCGAGTTCTCGGTCGTGCCGGTCTTGCCGGCCGCGAAGCCGCCGTACTGCGCGCGCGTCGCGGTCCCGAACTTCACCGGGCCGGTCAGCAGCTGCGTCTCCTCGGCGGCCAGCTTCTCCGACAGCACGCGCTTGCCGACGACCTTGTTCTTCTTGTAGGCTTTGGTCTTGCCGTCGTCGGTCGCGCGATCGATCTGGTGGATGCCGACCGGCCCGTCGTCGCTGGTGCCGAGCGTGCCGGTGATGCGCTTGCCGCCGGCGGCGAACGTCTCGTAGGCGTGGGCCATGTCCAGCGGCGTGACGCCTTGGCGCAGGCCGCCGAGCGTCATGGCGAGGTTCGACGAGACCGGCGTCCGGATGCCCATCCGCTCGGCGAGCTTGGCCACCTTCTTGGTCCCGACCTTGATGCCCAGCGCGGCGAAGACCGCGTTGTCGGAGAACGTCAACGCGTTGGCGACCGTCGACTGGCCGGCGTACTCGTTCTCGAAGTTGTTGACCACGAACATCTCGCGGCTGTTCTTGAGCTTGAAGAACCGCTTGCGCGACGGGAAGACCGTCCCGGGGCCGATGCCCTGCTTCAGCGCCTCGGCCAGGATGAAGGGCTTGATCGACGAGCCCGGCTGGCGCTGGCCCTGGGTGGCGAGGTTGAACGGCGACTCG contains:
- the leuB gene encoding 3-isopropylmalate dehydrogenase gives rise to the protein MATRIVTLPGDGIGPEILAPAVDLLKRFVPDVTIEEHVFGGASIDAHGTALTDDTLAACRAADGVLLAAVGGPKWDTTDASKPRPEQGLLGLRKGMGLYANLRPVRPLPALYDASPLRREIIDGTDLLVVRELTGGIYFGEKTRTETTASDLCAYSAEEIERIARSAFEAARTKVTSVDKANVLETSRLWRQVVVDLHQREFSHIPLEHVLVDNAAMQLVSNPTSFDVIVTENLFGDILSDEAAMLTGSIGMLPSASLGAGGPGLFEPVHGSAPDIAGQGIANPLAMFLSTALLLRHGLNLESEATSLESAVDKALDQGLRTRDLGGTASTAEATEAVLAALG
- a CDS encoding branched-chain amino acid transaminase gives rise to the protein MDAADLIWMNGELVAWEDAKVHVLTHGLHYGTGVFEGVRCYDTESKGPAVFRHQDHVDRLFKSASMYYMDIPYTREQLREATLELIGRNGQRACYIRPLVYRGYGTMGLFPLDAPVDVSIASWAWGSYLGDEGKANGIRARVSSWRRISPDSLIPQAKATGQYLNSILAKVEAHKSGYEEAILLDDHGYVCEGTGENLFIVRDGKIFTPPLSASLLDGINRRSCIEIAQDLGYEVVERQIARAELYLADELYCTGTAAELTPIREVDDHAIGTGRPGELTRAVQAAFEDALHGRSDRYAHWLDPVPAHHFSKVAAS
- the cimA gene encoding citramalate synthase codes for the protein MTTNKIETYDATLRDGMQGEGMSLTAAEKVRVVRKLDELGVDVIEAGFPASNPKELELFELLAQEELQHAQIAAFGMTRRRDVAAQDDPALQILAECFAPVCTIVGKTWRLHLEKVVRVSAEENLELIRDSVAFLVGAGKRVIYDAEHFFDGYRDDPEYSVACLRAAAVAGAERVVLCDTNGSSLPQQIADATRAVREQLGVEVAVGIHCHNDLEVGVANSLAAVAEGATQVQGTMNGIGERTGNANLVTLIANLELRLGHDLIGPERMAKLTETAHFVDELLNKNPDPAAAWVGRSAFAHKGGLHVAGVRADATTFEHSEPSLVGNERELLVSELAGKHTVLEKAAAAGLTLDDAAASRVIERVKELEHRGFQYEAADGSFELLLRQEAGEYQPLFRLESWRVIVEQRADGKVETEATIKVWLDGERYVTTAEGNGPVNALDAALRAAIVQVHPHLASVELVNFKVRILDEAHGTDAVTRVFIDASDGTAVWGSTGVHENVIAASWQALVDSLEFVEQRRPARAPASAPEAKTT
- a CDS encoding DegT/DnrJ/EryC1/StrS family aminotransferase, whose product is MSADTGPARMEREELDIIPIAQPVMGKPEEDAVLEVLRSGHLSLGPRVPEFERRFAEHVGSTCASAVSNGTTALHLSMRAAGVTDGTEIVTSPFTFVATANAAVYERARPVFADIDPVTLNLDPAAARAAITDKTAAIVPVHIFGYPADMVAFEALGLPIVEDAAQALGARHHDGPAVGGRGNPSIFGFYPNKQLATGEGGMITMGEAAMKVRVDSERNQGRAPNMDWLDHDRLGFNYRLSDVACAIGIAQMDRLDDMLAARARVAAWYRDALAGLERERGLQLPCADGATHDGDRRGWFVFTVQVPRDGLSRDDVINALRARGIQSKPYLPAIHLMSYYKDEFGYREGMFPVAEDVAARSLALPFFPQMTQAQVERVSGTLADILS